ATTTTCAATTCTTTACATACAAAAGCATCGGTTTACGCCGGTGCTTTTTTTATGAAATCAAATTAGCTACTTTTGCGGCATGAATTGGTTTAAAAATCTTTTTACAACAACTGCAAAAGCTGAAAACACGGAACCTATGAAAAAATACCTCATCGTCGGTCTTGGTAATATCGGTGCCGAATATGTCAACACGCGACACAACATCGGTTTCAAGGTTTTAGATTATGTAGCTCGGGAAGCCAACTTGTCATTTGAAACGGCCAAACTAGGTGCTGTAGCCGAATACAATGTAAAAGGAAGAAAACTCATCCTGTTGAAACCCAATACGTACATGAACCTCAGCGGTAAAGCGGTAAAATATTGGATGGAAAAAGAAAACATTGCCAAAGAAAACATCTTGGTAATTACTGACGATTTAAATTTACCCTTCGGAACCATCCGCATCAAAGCCAAAGGCAGCGACGGTGGGCATAATGGATTAAAGAATATTCAATTACTGTTGAACACTACTGAATATCCCCGCTTCCGTTTCGGTATCAGCGATGAATTCAAAAAAGGCCAACAAGTAGATTATGTTTTAGGTGAATGGCACGAAGCGGAAAAAGTAAAATTGATGGAACGTTTTGTGGTAGCCAAAGAAATTATCGAATCCTTCGCTTTGGCCGGTTTAACCAACACCATGAATTCCTTCAACGGAAAATAACCTATTGCCGTTTCCATAAAAAATGTAAATTTGCACCGAATTCTTCCATTTAGAGTTCACAACATCATTCTCACTTAAACGTTTATAGCATGCAACTGTATAACACCTTAAGCGCAGAAGAAAGAGCCGAATTGATTGATCAAGCCGGCAAACAACGCCTGACGTTGTCTTTTTATGCGTATGCCAAAATTCAAGATCCGAAACAATTTCGCGACAATTTATTTATCGAATGGAACAAGCTCGATGCCCTTGGCCGTACTTATGTAGCCAAAGAAGGAATCAATGCTCAAATGAGTGTTCCGGCCGAAAACCTGGAAGCCTTTCGGGAGACTTTGGAAGCTTATGATTTCATGAAAAACATCCGCCTGAATGTGGCTGTTGAACACGATGATCATTCCTTTTTGAAACTGACCGTAAAAGTGCGCGACAAGATTGTAGCTGACGGCTTAAACGATGAAACCTTCGACGTTACAAACATTGGCGTGCATTTAAAAGCCAAAGAATTCAACCAAATTTTAGAAGATCCGAATACCATTGTAGTCGATTTCAGAAACCACTACGAAAGCGAAATCGGTCACTTCAAAGGCGCCATCACTCCGGATGTAGAAACGTTCAGAGAGAGTTTACCCATTATCAACGAACAACTGAAAAACCACAAAGAAGACAAAAACTTGGTCATGTATTGTACCGGAGGCATTCGTTGTGAAAAAGCTTCGGCTTATTTCAAACACCAGGGTTTTAAAAATGTATTCCAATTGGAAGGCGGCATCATCAATTACGCCAAACAAATTCAAGAAGAAGGCTTGGAAAGCAAATTTATCGGTAAAAACTTTGTGTTCGATAATCGTTTAGGCGAAAGAATCACCGAAGATGTAGTTGCGCAATGCCACCAGTGTGGTAAACCGTGTGACAATCATACCAATTGTGCCAATGACGGTTGCCATTTGTTGTTCATTCAATGCGACGAATGTAAGGCCGCTATGGAAAATTGCTGTTCTTCAGACTGTCTGGAAATTACCCATTTACCTTTGGCGGAACAAGTAAGACTGAGAAGCGGGAAACAAGTCGGTAACAAAGTCTTCCGCAAAGGAAAATCAGAAAACCTGAAATTCAAACATTCCGGGGAGCTCTCCGATATCGCTTTGGCGAAAGCCCAAGAAACCAAAGACATTCGCCAAAAGATAAAAATTAAAAAAGTGCTTTTAGGCAAAGCCGAACATTATTATGTCAAAGCACAAGTAGGTCTTTTTATCATTGAAAATCACGAACTGACTCTTGGTGATAAAATCCTAATCTCGGGACCAACCACCGGTAACGAAACCTTGGTTCTTGAAAAAATGTTGGTAAACGGAAATGAAAGTTCGGTAGCCAAACCGGGCGATAAAGTAACTTTTGAAGTGCCGTTCCGAATCCGATTATCCGATAAATTATTTAAAATCACCAACTAATGACTACTTCAGGAAGGATTGAATTAATGGCTCCGGCCGGGAATTTCGAATCACTGCAAGCAGCATTAGACAACGGTTGTGATTCGGTTTATTTTGGTGTTGAACAATTGAACATGCGTGCTCGTGCCACGGTAAATTTCATCTTAGATGATTTACCGGAAATTGCCCGCCGCTGCAACGAAAAAAACGTCAGAACCTATCTGACTTTGAATACGATTATTTATGACCACGATTTATCTGTCGTAAAAACACTCTTGACCAAAGCCAAAGAAGCCGGAATAACCGCCGTTATTGCTTCTGACCAAGCCGTAATCATGACGGCCAGAACAATGGGCATTGAAGTGCATATTTCTACGCAGCTGAATGTGACCAATATTGAAACGGTAAAATTCTACGCCATGTTTGCCGATACGATAGTGTTGTCACGTGAATTGAGCCTGCGTCAGGTAAAGAAAATCACTGCTGATATCGAAAAAGATCAAATCAAAGGGCCAAGCGGGAATTTAGTGGAAATAGAAATCTTTGGTCACGGAGCGCTTTGTATGGCGGTTTCGGGCAAATGCTATTTGAGTTTACATTCTCATAACTCGTCTGCGAATCGTGGCGCTTGCAAACAAAACTGCCGAAAAAAATATACGGTTATCGACCAAGAAAGTGGTTTCGAAATTGAAATCGATAACGAATACATGATGTCGCCCAAAGATTTATGTACGTTAGATTTTCTGGACCAAGTGATTGATTCGGGTATCAAAGTCTTGAAAATTGAAGGCCGAGGACGCGCTGCCGATTATGTAGCCACCGTAATCAAAACCTATCGCGAAGCCATCGACGCTTATTATACCGGAACTTTCACCAAAGAAAACATTACCGTTTGGATGGAAGCCCTTTCTACCGTTTACAATCGTGGTTTTTGGAGTGGGTATTATTTGGGTCAAAAATTAGGCGAATGGTCAGACAATCCGGGTTCAAGTGCCACCCAAAAGAAAGTCTACATTGGCAAAGGCATGCATTATTACCCGAAATCCAATATAGCCGAATTCAAAATTGAAGCTTACGACATAAAAAAAGGCGACAAGATATTAATCACCGGACCCAGCACGGGCGCTCAAGAAATGGTTGTCAAAGACATGCTGGTTAACGATTTAGAATTGGAAAAAGCTACCAAAGGTGACAGCTGTACTTTGAAAGTGCCGTTTCGCATTCGCCTTTCCGACAAAATGTATAAAATCGTTGAAAACTAATGGTTATTGTAACCCTGCAACGAGACAAATGCATTGGCTGCAATTACTGTGTAGAAATGGCGCCGGGACAATTTCAAATGTCTAAAAAAGACGGAAAATCAGTGTTGTTGAAATCCGTAAATGCCAAAGGATTTTACACGCTCAAATCAGCCGACCATACTATAGCTGAAAACTGTGAACTGGCCGAAAAAGCTTGTCCGGTAAAAATCATCAGTGTTAAAGAAACCTGATTTTTACTGTTTTTTTCTATAAAACCGTACTTTTAAAAATTATTTACGACAAAGCCGGCATGGATATTTATAAAATTCTGAAATTCAACAACTACATCAAAAGTCACCGAATTAAATTCTTCGGGTTGTGGCTGTTGAGTGTTTTGGACAAACGATATTTGTCAATACAATTTGACCCTGTTTTAGCGTGTAATCTGCGATGTAAAATGTGTTATTTCACTGATGACGAATACGTTCGCACCAACATGAAAGGCATTATTAAAGAAGCCGATTTGGAAGCTTTGGCTCAAGTCAATTTCAAGAATGCGCTGAAATTGCAAATTGGCTGCGGGGCCGAACCTACCCTATTCAAGCACAACACCAAACTTATAGAAATTGCCAAAAACCATAAAGTTCCCTACATCAGTATGGTAACCAATGGGAATTTATTAGATCAAAAAGACATCGCAGATTTTGCACAAGCCGGGCTAAACGAGTTCATCATTTCAATGCACGGTGTTACCAAAGAAACCTACGAAGACCTAATGGACAAAGGGGTTTATGAAAAATTTCACGAGGTTTTAAAAAATATTACCGAGCAAAAGAAGCAAAATCCAACCCTGAAATTACGGATCAATTATACTTTTAACGAAGATAATTTTCACCAACTAAAAGACTTTTTTAACGTATATGGTGAATATGCCATCGACATCATTCAACTCCGTCCGATTGACAAAATTGGGGAAACCACTTATGACAATTTCAGTCTAAAAGCCATTGAAAAAGACTATGCCGAAGTTTCCGGTTTCTTAAAAAATGAATCGGCCCAAAGAGGCATCACCCTGCTTTTTCCAAAAACCATTGCCCGAGAAGAGAACGAATCCTATATCGTGAAGACAGAAAACAACAGTTCGTATCTGCTGCCTTACACTTACTGCTATGTTTCGCCAAAATACTACTGGAAAGACGACTTCAACTGGAAAGAAGAAACTTTTACCCAATGGAAAAAAAGAAACCGTTGGAACACCTTGTTGTTTAAAAACATTTTTATCTCCAAAAAAGAATTGGAAAAACCCAACCGAAACATGCTAAACTACACTGTTGAGCTGAATTAAAGGCGGTAAAATTCTTTTGAAATTTAATGCAACAAAATACTATCTTTACACTTTTAACGTTTATGACTAGTAGTGACGTGGTCACGATCAATATATACTCAAATTATGGCTTGTACAAGTTGCTCAACATCTGATGGCGGTGCGCCTAAAGGATGCAAAAATAATGGGACTTGCGGCACCGATAGCTGCAACAAATTAACCGTTTTCGATTGGCTCGCCAATATGAGTCTGCCCAACGGACAAGCTCCATTTGACTGCATAGAAGTCAGATTCAAAAACGGCCGAAAAGAATTTTACCGCAATACCGAAAAACTAACGTTAAGCATTGGTGATGTGGTAGCTACCGAAGCGTCACCCGGCCACGATGTAGGTATCGTTACCCTTACAGGCGAATTGGTAAAAATTCAAATGAAGAAAAAAGGGGTAAATCACACTAGCCCTGATGTACCGAAAGTATATAGAAAAGCATCTCAAAAAGACATCGATATCTGGAGTGATGCTCGCGATAAAGAAGAACCCATGAAGGTAAAAGCCCGTGAATTGGCGATTGCCCACAAATTGGAAATGAAAATATCCGATATCGAATTTCAAGGTGATGGCTCTAAAGTCACTTTCTACTATACGGCTAATGACCGTGTCGATTTCCGACTTTTGATTAAAGACTACGCTCGCGAATTCAGCACCCGTATTGAAATGAAACAAGTAGGTTTCCGTCAGGAGGCTTCGCGTTTGGGCGGTATTGGTTCTTGTGGTAGAGAATTATGTTGCTCTACTTGGCTAACCGATTTCAGAAGTGTAAATACCTCGGCAGCGCGTTACCAACAACTGTCGCTTAATCCTCAAAAATTAGCCGGTCAGTGCGGAAAATTGAAATGTTGTTTGAACTATGAGTTAGACACCTACATGGATGCATTGAAGGATTTTCCGGAATTTGAAACCAAACTGAAAACCGAAAAAGGCGATGCCGTTTGCCAAAAACAAGACATCTTCAAAGGCTTAATGTGGTTTGCTTATTTTGACAATTTTGCCAATTGGCATGTGCTGAATATTGAACAAGTACGCGAAATAGTAGCCCAAAACAAACAAGGTAAAAAAGTTAGTTCTCTGGAAGATTACGCTGTTGAAACGGTAGCAGAACCTGAAAAAGATTTCAATAACGCTATGGGCCAAGAGAGTTTAACTCGTTTTGACCAACCCAGAAAAAACAAAAATAAAAACAGAAATAAAAATAAGGCCAAAGCCCCAAATCAGGGCGGGGAACAAAATAAAGGGCAAAACCAAAAGCCACAAGGAAAAAGACCTATAATCCTTAAAAAGAATGAAGATAAAAAATAGTATCCTTTTTGTTTTACTTCTTTTTTTAGTCATTTCTTGCGACAAAAAAAGAGTTTTTGACGACTATAAATCCGTGGGAAAGGCTTGGCACAAAGACAGTATTGTAACTTTTGACTTGCCCAAATTAGACCCGAAAAAGGCCTACAATATGTATGTGAATGTCAGAGATAATGATGACTATCCGTTCAATAATTTGTTCCTGATTGTTTCGTTAGAACAACCTAATCACAAAGTAAAAGTAGACACCCTCGAATATCTAATGACCAACCCTGACGGCTCGTTACTGGGTGACGGCTTTACCGATATTAAAGAAAACAAACTCTTTTACAAAGACAACGAACGCTTTACCCAAAAAGGAAATTATAAAATACACATCAAACAAGCGGTCAGACAAACCGGAAAAATTGAAGGCGTTTCTTCTCTTCCCGGCATAACCGACGTTGGTTTCCGAATTGAATCTACAGAGTAAACATATGGCACAAAAAAATAATACAACAGTCAAAGACATCAACTACTACAAAAAGAAATTTTGGAAGTTGTTTTTTTATGGACTTGGAGTAATGATCTTGTTTTTCACCTTAGCTTCTTGGGGGTTTTTCGGCAGCATGCCGTCCTTTGAAGATTTGGAGAATCCGGAATCCAATTTAGCCACCGAAATCATTTCTTCTGATGGAGTAACTATAGGTAAGTTTTACAACGAAAACCGAACCCCGATTAAATACGAAGATCTTCCTCCACATTTGGTAAAAGCCTTAGTTGCTACCGAAGATGAGCGTTTTTACGAACATTCAGGTATTGATGCCCGAAGAACTTTTGGTGCCGCCTTAAAACTGGGAGCTAATGGAGGAGCCAGTACTTTGACCCAACAATTAGCTAAGCTTTTATTCCACGGAGAAGGTTCGAGTTTCAAGCCTTTTCGTATCATTCAAAAAGTAAAAGAGTGGATTATCGCCATTAAATTGGAAAGACAATATACCAAAAACGAAATCATTGCCATGTACCTCAACAAGGCCGATTTTGTGAATACAGCCGTCGGAATTCGTTCCGCATCCAAAGTCTATTTTGGCAAAGAACCTCGCGACTTAACCGTTGACGAAGGTGCCATGTTTGTGGGTATGCTTAAAAACCCTTCGCTATACAATCCGTTGCGTCGTTTAGAAAAAGTACGTTTGAGAAGAAATACGGTGTTAGGCCAAATGGAAAGAAACGGCATTTTAGACGAAGCCACCAAAAATAAACTGGCTGCCCAACCTATCGTGTTGCACTTCCACCCGGAAAGTCATAAAGAAGGAACAGCCACTTATTTCAGAGAATTTCTTCGTGAATACATGAAAAACTGGGCCAAAGAAAACAAAAAACCAGATGGCAGCGATTGGGATATTTACAGCAGTGGTCTGAAAATTTACACCACTATCGATTCCAAAATTCAGGAACATGCCGAAGAAGCCGTTGGCGCTCACATGAAGAATCTACAACAAGAATTCTTTGCCCAACAAAAAGACAACAAAAACGCTCCATTCATCAATATTACAGATGCCGAAACTAAACGTATCATGGATAAAGCCATGAAAACTTCGGAACGTTGGCGCGTGATGAAAGATTTAGACAAAACCGATGAAGAAATCATTGCGTCTTTTAGTGTAAAAGCCAAAATGAAAATCTTTTCCTGGAAAGGTGAAATCGATACAACGATGACGCCAATGGATTCTATTCGGTATTACAAACACTTCCTTCAGGCCGGATTAATGTCGATGGAACCCCAAACCGGACACATCAAAGCATGGGTGGGCGGTATCGATTATAAATATTTCCAATATGACCACGTAGGTCAGGGAGCTCGTCAAGTGGGATCTACTTTCAAACCGTTTGTATATGCTACCGCGATTGAACAATTGGGTATGTCGCCTTGTGATTCTATCATCGACAGTCCGTTTATGATTCACAAAGGACGCCACAATGTAACCGAAGATTGGGAGCCGAAAAACTCTGACCGTCAATACCGTGGCATGGTAACCTTGAAAAAAGCTTTGGCTCTTTCTATCAATACCGTTTCGGCCAAACTGATTGACAAAACCGGACCGGAAGCCGTAGTAACCTTGACCAAAAAATTAGGTGTAAAATCCGAAATCCCGGCTCAACCCTCTATTGCTTTGGGGGCTGTTGAAATCACCGTTGAAGATATGGTGGCCGCTTACAGTACCTTTGCCAATCAAGGAGTTTACATCAAACCGCAATTCATTAGCCGAATTGAAGATAAAAACGGCGTAGTTCTTTACGAACCTGTGCCGGAAACGCATGACGTGTTAAATAAAGACATTGCTTATGCCGTAATCAAATTACTGGAAGGCGTGACCGAAACCGGATCGGGTGTGCGTTTGCGTACCCAAGGCGGTGGTAACGGCGATAACCGTTGGACCGGCTATCCATACATGTTTACCAACCCCATAGCGGGTAAAACCGGGACCTCTCAAAACCAATCAGACGGTTGGTTCATTGGTATGGTACCTAATTTGGTAACCGGAGTTTGGGTAGGGTGTGAAGACCGTTCCGCCCGTTTCAAAGGCATTACCTACGGACAAGGAGCTACGGCAGCCTTACCTATTTGGGGCTATATGATGAAAAAATGCTACGAAGACAAAGACCTGCAAATTTCTAAAGACCCGTTCCAACGACCGGATAATCTTTCGATAAAAGTAGACTGCTACGAACGTAAAAAAGTAGAAGTCGACTCGAATGCCGTACCTACCGAAGAAGAAGAACAAAACCCGGATGAGTTTGGGTTGTAATACATCTTGATTCACTTTAAAAATACAACCCCGCTATTAGTGGGGTTTTTTTATGCCTCTATTTTCTTTTTTTCTTCAAAAGAAACTCTCCCAATTTCACCATTTAATTCCTAAATTTACGCCACAAACACACTAACGATAACACGCGTTATGATTAATAAAAAAGTAAACTCTGTACAAGAAGCACTGCAAGGCATTGAGGACAATATGACTATCATGTTGGGCGGATTTGGTCTTTGTGGTATTCCCGAAAACAGCATTGCCGAGCTGGTCAAAAAAGGCACCACGGGACTGACTTGTATTTCCAACAATGCCGGTGTCGATGATTTCGGATTGGGCTTGTTGCTTCAAAAAAGACAAATCAAAAAAATGATTTCTTCCTATGTGGGCGAAAATGCCGAGTTTGAACGTCAAATGCTTTCGGGCGAATTGGAAGTAGAACTCACCCCACAAGGTACCTTAGCTGAAAAATGCCGCGCTGCACAAGCCGGAATTCCTGCTTTCTTCACTCCTGCTGGTTATGGCACAGAAGTAGCCGAAGGCAAAGAGGTTCGTGAATTTAATGGCAAAATGCACATCATGGAACTGGCCTACAAAGCCGATTTCTCTATCGTAAAAGCTTGGAAAGGCGACGAAGCCGGTAACTTGATTTTCAAAGGAACCGCCCGAAACTTTAACCCTTGTATGGCAGGAGCCGGAAAAATTACGATAGCGGAAGTAGAAGAGCTTGTTCCTGCGGGAACTTTAGACCCTAATCAAATTCACATTCCGGGTATTATGGTACAACGCATCTTCCAAGGAGAAAAGTTTGAGAAACGAATTGAGCAACGTACCACCCGTAAAAGAGAGTAATCATGGCTTTAGATAAAAATGACATTGCAAAACGAATTGCGAAAGAAGTAAAAGACAAGTACTTTGTAAACCTCGGCATTGGAATTCCAACCTTGGTGGCCAACTATGTTCGTCACGATATTTCAGTAGAATTCCAAAGTGAAAACGGTGTATTGGGCATGGGACCTTTTCCTTTTGAAGGAGAAGAAGATGCCGATTTAATTAATGCCGGAAAACAAACCATCACTACCTTGCCGGGAGCGAGTTTCTTTGACTCGGCGTTCAGCTTTGGTATGATTCGCAGTCAAAAGGTAGATTTAACCATTCTTGGCGCTATGGAAGTAGCCGAAAACGGTGATATAGCCAACTGGAAGATTCCGGGTAAAATGGTTAAAGGTATGGGTGGCGCTATGGATTTAGTAGCCTCGGCCGAAAACATCATCGTAGCTATGATGCATGTAAACAAAGCCGGTGAAAGTAAAATTTTAAAACGATGCACCTTGCCGTTAACGGGCGTAGGTTGTGTAAAAAAAGTAGTAACCGAATTGGCCGTAATGGAAATCACTCCGAAAGGCTTCAAACTCCTGGAACGCGCTCCGGGTGTATCAGTAGAACACATCATTGCTTCTACGGAAGCCGAACTGATAATTGAAGGCGACATTCCGGAAATGGTAATTTAAAACCTTTGATATAAAAACAAAACCACAAAACTCGATTTGAATTTTGTGGTTTTTTTATGGATAAGCGTCTTTATTTTTTGGTGGCTAAATACTCCAAAATTACCGGTGAAGCATTCCCAAAAGTGGGCAATTGGTCAGTAATACTTACGGCTTTTTTCTTGTTTAATTTATATACCAAATCAAATTGAGTGGTAAATAAAATTACAGACGAAAACGGATTATTGATGAAAGGCAACAACCGGTCAAAAGCTTCTTCAACGGAATAAAATTCAACTATTTCTTCTTGCTGAAATTTGAATTTAAGTTCCAATTGTAAGGCCCCTTCTTCCAATACAGGACGCACATAAATATTCATCAATTGCGTATTCCCAATGGTTTTGGCAAAGGTTAATTTGGCAAAGGTTCCGTCGGCTAAACTTTCTTTGACTTTGGCGTAGAACTCGGTAAACGTTTTTGTGAATAGCATAGTTTATAAATTGGCAAAAAAATCGTTCCCTTTATCATCGGTAATAATAAAGGCCGGGAAATCTTTGACGGTAATCTTACGCACGGCTTCCATGCCCAATTCTTCAAAATCAACAACCTCAACTTTCAAAATATTGTCTTGTGCCAAAATAGCTGCAGGACCTCCTACTGAACCTAAATAAAATCCTCCGTAAGTTTTACAAGCTTCCATCACCTCTTTGGTACGGTTGCCTTTGGCCAACATAATCATACTACCACCGTGTTTTTGAAATTCTTCTACATACACATCCATGCGTCCGGCCGTAGTGGGCCCGAAACTTCCTGAAGGCATACCTTCCGGGGTTTTAGCTGGCCCGGCATAATACACCGGATGATTTTTGAAGTACTCCGGCATTGGTTTTCCGGCATCTAGTAGTTCTTTGATTTTCGCATGAGCAATATCGCGGGCTACTATTAAAGTTCCGTTTAATTTCAAGCGGGTCTTGATTGGGTATTTAGACAATTCAGCCAGAATTTCTTTCATTGGACGATTCAAATCAACCTCAACTGGAGCTTCTAAATGAGGTGGCGTTGAAGGTAAATACTGTTTCGGATTGGTTTCCAATTGTTCTACAAAAATACCGTCTTTGGTGATTTTCCCTTTGATATTTCTATCTGCCGAACAAGAAACACCCAGTCCAACCGGGCAAGAAGCAGCATGACGCGGCAAACGAATGACACGCACATCATGGGCAAAATATTTTCCGCCAAACTGAGCTCCAATAGCGCTTTCCTGACAGATTTTCAATACCCGTTGTTCCCATTCTAAATCGCGGAAGGCTTGACCCGACATGTTACCTGACGTAGGTAAATTGTCAAAATAACCGGCAGATGCTTTTTTAACGGCGGCTAAATTCGCTTCTGCAGACGTTCCGCCAATGACTAAGGCCAAGTGATACGGAGGACAAGCTGAAGTTCCTAAATCTTTTATTTTATCCCGAATAAATTCATCCATCGATTTGTCATTCAGCAACGATTTTGTCTTTTGATATAAAAAAGTTTTATTCGCCGAACCGCCTCCTTTAGCTAAAAACAAGAACTCGTAAGTACTTCCTTTTTTGGCATAAATATCAATCTGTGCCGGCAAATTAGATCCTGAGTTCTTTTCTTCAAACATCGAAATCGGTACAATTTGCGAATAGCGTAAGTTGCGCTTTTGGTAAGTGTTGAAAATTCCTCTTGATAACCATTCACCATCATCGGCACCGGTGTATACATTTTCCCCTTTTTTGGCCATTACAATCGCTGTTCCGGTATCTTGGCAAGACGGCAATTGTCCTTCTGCAGCGACAGCAGCATTTTGTAAT
Above is a genomic segment from Flavobacterium phycosphaerae containing:
- a CDS encoding 3-oxoacid CoA-transferase subunit B codes for the protein MALDKNDIAKRIAKEVKDKYFVNLGIGIPTLVANYVRHDISVEFQSENGVLGMGPFPFEGEEDADLINAGKQTITTLPGASFFDSAFSFGMIRSQKVDLTILGAMEVAENGDIANWKIPGKMVKGMGGAMDLVASAENIIVAMMHVNKAGESKILKRCTLPLTGVGCVKKVVTELAVMEITPKGFKLLERAPGVSVEHIIASTEAELIIEGDIPEMVI
- a CDS encoding fumarate hydratase; this encodes MDFIYHDPYPILKDDTQYKKITSDYVRIELLGDREILTVDPKGLELLAEEALNDVSFMLRSAHLQKLKNIIDDPEATDNDRFVAYNLLQNAAVAAEGQLPSCQDTGTAIVMAKKGENVYTGADDGEWLSRGIFNTYQKRNLRYSQIVPISMFEEKNSGSNLPAQIDIYAKKGSTYEFLFLAKGGGSANKTFLYQKTKSLLNDKSMDEFIRDKIKDLGTSACPPYHLALVIGGTSAEANLAAVKKASAGYFDNLPTSGNMSGQAFRDLEWEQRVLKICQESAIGAQFGGKYFAHDVRVIRLPRHAASCPVGLGVSCSADRNIKGKITKDGIFVEQLETNPKQYLPSTPPHLEAPVEVDLNRPMKEILAELSKYPIKTRLKLNGTLIVARDIAHAKIKELLDAGKPMPEYFKNHPVYYAGPAKTPEGMPSGSFGPTTAGRMDVYVEEFQKHGGSMIMLAKGNRTKEVMEACKTYGGFYLGSVGGPAAILAQDNILKVEVVDFEELGMEAVRKITVKDFPAFIITDDKGNDFFANL